The genomic region GTTCTGCGATGCGCGAGCAGGCGCGGAAGCGCGCCATCGCTTAACTCCATCTTTAATTTAATCTTGCATTACCTCTGATGCGGAATAGGCGATTAAGGATGCAATAGGGAATTGTTTTTAAGTTCCACTAAACAGTCTTCTAAAGACAAACCCCGTTTGATTTCCCACCATTGCCCCGTATGTCTCATGTAGGCAATATTAAAACAATCTGGCTCAACATATTCTAAACGGGCAGACCGGGACTCAAAAGATGGGGAAATCGCCATCGGACTCGGACAATTATAAGTTGAGCAAAGGTAAAAATAGTTGCGATACCACTTACAAAAGATGTCCACTCGATAGTTTAAATTAGAGTTGGTGGGTGGAGACTCGATATATTTGGGCTTGAATTCTGTTTCAATTAACTCATTGCACTTTTGTTCAACTAATTGTTTCTCGCTCTCAGGAACTTTAGGTTTAGGCTGTTTGAGAGGAGAACGAATCCAACGTTTTCCAGCTTTTTTTGCCATTAGATAATCTCCTAGATTAAAGTTGATTTTTCAATCGTTTCTAAACTCTGCTATTTTTACCCCTACTATCTGTCTCAATTTTACAATATATTCTGCATTTCCTAATTTAGCTTATAGTAGGCTTAGTCAAGCTGTAACAGCCACTTCCAATAAAAAGAACGATTTCAAAACCTCCTGAATCTCAATAGGTAATACACGGACTAATACCCTAAATAACTGGCACAAAGTAGATAGGGGAGTGTTAGCTAAAATCAATCTCAATGGCTTAATCCTGTAAACCTTAGTAATAGTCATTAAATCACGAACCACCTCAATTGTACTTTCCGTCGCCGTTATTGTTTCGGATTCTAAAGTTTGAGTAACCGCAGGGAGATAAACTTGCGCCATCCATTTGAGTTCTTCTGGTAAATCCAAAAGTTTAGTTTTGCTATTAATAGCTTCTAATAACAAAATTAAAGTTTTCTTGACTTGCTTAAACCCCCCTAATGATGAACACAATTGACTAATTCGCCCTTGTGTAACCCCCACAACTTCAGCAACTTGATCAATCGTTGTTTTCTTGCCACCTTCTATTAAATCCCACATAGTGGCTATAATTCCTCGTTCAATTTGTATCCCTTTCGAGGCGGCTTCCGGTGCATAATCATAAACTTCTTCAACAGTAACCGTTGCACCTGGAAATGCTAAACGTAACTGTAATACCGCAGCATTATCTAAATCAGCCAAATGATAGACGTGCAATTGTTCATTCTGTCTCAAATGAGCGCGAAGTCGAGCATCTGCTTGAATCAGTTCAGCCCAAATTTTACGATATACCCAGGCTCCATATTCTCCTGTTAATTGAGTTGGCTTTCTTGACTGTCCTGTGAGGGCTTGCCATTGAGCCGCAAGTTGTCCTAAATTGGGAATGGGTAAACCAACATTTAAAAGAATTTGAGTATTAAGAAACTGATTAGAACCCCTTGTATCTCGATGCCAATAACCAAATTTTTCTAAAATAGTATCGAGTAAAGGTTGATAGTCTTCTGTAACTGCCTTATGATCATTAACAGCAACTCGTTGACCTTGATGACGATGGGCGATCGCCTCTACAGCTAATTTAATTCTATCTTGTTGGGTTTGGCGTCGTTGTTTTCCACAATGTCCTAATCCTCGAATAATATGAATTTGTAAATTAGGAATGGGTTGTTGACGTTGGCGAATTTGTAAGATCTGTGTCGAAGCGATCTTGAGATTTCGGGCTAAATCTTCTTTCGTTTGAGTCGCATCCAGAAAAATTCTAAATCCAAAGGATTTAACAATCTCTAAGTGACGTTTCCAAGGTTGGGTAATGGTTAAGGTATTACCAACAACTTGTAAACTAATTTTTCGATTTCCACAGAGAGCATTAACAAGGGGAGCTATCCAATTAAGGATCAGATTTTCTTCAATAACTTGCTGCTTTTCCTGCGGAGTCATTGTCCCATTTAACAATTTATCCAAGTTATGTCCTAACAAACGATAGCATTCTTGTTTGAGGTCGTGAAGAGAGGGAATTTCCCAATCTTCACCGATAATATGGGTAGCAACAGGTTCACCATCAATCATTTCATAGTGATAACGAGGTCGTCCCCAAACATCCTGGGTTTTTAACCAATCGTCTGCATACAATTCCCAAATTTTATCGTTAATTTCTTCCGGTGTGGGTAATACTTTCATCAACTCAAAATGGCTCATTCCATAGCGTTTATTTTGAGGAGATAAATTTTTAATCGCTTGATAAACAGAACTTAAAATAGGACGTAATGCTTTAAAGATACGGAGATCTTTTGCAAATTGTAGTTTTCCCGCCGTTCTCTCAATATCTGCCAAGGTTACACTCACGGTTTGAGTGGGATGTAAGTTAACTCCTGACTCCTCAATAATGCCAATGTCAGTTTCGGCTGGTTTTGACATTGAGTGAATGTCAGCCCGAATTAACCGTTCATGGCTTAAGGTTTCCCGTCGTTGATTTAAGAAACTGCACCCATGTAAGTGAGGACAACTTTGGCAGATGGGAGAATCCTGACCGCCAAAAACAGTTAAATTCCGTTGTGCTGTCAGTTCAAACGTGCGAGTTTCAGGACAGTTCGTGGGAATAGTAGGGGCTTGATGTTGTTTAGAAAATTTCCAACGTTCTAAGAAGGGATTTCCCATTGCTGTTTTGCGAGTGATGTCTTGAATTAATCCTTCGTGTCTCGCTTCAAGATCAATATAATTTTGCTCAAGGGTAATATTAGTAGGATTTCGATGGTCAGGGGAAAGATAAAAAATCCGAGTTTTATTATCTTTATTGTTTGGGTCAATGTCAAAAGTCGATAAATTGATTTGCCCTGCATCATAAGATTTTCCGTAACCTGGAGGAGTGGAATCTTTGATGGTTTGATAACCCTTATTGTATGCTTCTTTAAGGAGTGTTAGACGTTGCCCTGCTTCAAACCGAATACTGGGTGAACCGATTTGTAACCAATCCTCAAACTCAGGTAATTCTCCGGGTTTGTAGTTAATTTGAGAAAATTTGGGTGGCTGCCATTTAACTATGGCGCTAGTAGAAACGGGTAATTTTGCCTCTGGATTTTGGGAAGGATTTTTAGGGAGTTGCGGTGCAAATCCTTGTGTTACCGAAGGTTTCTTGAAAACTTTGGTAAAAAAAGTTTTGAGGGTTTGGGTTAACTCAGTTTTGAGTTGAGGTAGTTTAAACCGATTTTCCCACTCAGTAGCAGAGATGAAGGCATTTTCACCGGAGGCTATTCTTTCTTTCCCTACTGTGACATCCCATTCCGAGTAAGGGATAATTTCTGTGGCGGTATCTGGGGTAATTTCATCAACATCAGGATGTTGTTTGGTTTCTTGACCCCACCACTCAACCCATAAAAAGTAACCCCAAGATTGCAGGAGTTGATAAAGATGCCGATACTGTCTCAGGACATGGGGATTATTTTTAGCACCTCCATCAGGAGTCAGAATGATTCGTTGGGGTTGGAAAATTTCAAGGTAACAATTAAGCAATTGAGGACTGCTGGTAAATTGTCCTCCGGTGGCACCCAAATAGTTTTGATGTCTGCGGTGAGCAGCAATCCAAGGTTTGAGAATTCCTTCAGCGAGTCGAATATCCCGTTGTTGGGGATTAACCCAGACACACTGTAGGGGAAGTTCACCCGTTTCCTGAAGGTGGGAGGTCACAGCATGGGAACGATTACGATTTTGAGGAGAAAGTAACCATCGATATTTGCTGTTTACGGTATCTCGAAGCCGAATTTGACCGCCAATAATTAATCCTTCTGGGTTAAAGATGGGGCAGAAGTAACCTTGATGTTTAACGGTTAGATGTCGTCCGTCTACCGCCATACCAGGAAGTTGAGGGGAGACGGGTTCGTTGAGTTTGACTGTTGGAGAAACGGAACGAAACATTCCTCGGCGAATTTGTTCAGGGGATAACCCTCGACGTTCTAAGTCTTTTCGGTCATCGGGGTGAAGACTAAGTTGGTTCAGGAGTTGTCGGAAGTTGCGATCTCGCTGTTGCATCGACAAACTTTCTGCAATCCCTTGTTTAATGGCAAGTCGTTCTAATGAGCGTTCTTCGGCTTGTTGGCGTCGGAGTATTTTGTCTTCTGGGGTTAACTCGCCAGGACGTAGGGGTACATATTTTCCCCATAACCCGCCTTGAGAAAGTCCGAGAAACCGCCAACCGTCAAGGTCAACCGTGTTGTTCATGCACAACACCAGGTCACTATCGGGGAGGATACGACACTTGCCTTTGATGTCGTTACAAATCGGGCAGGGGTTAGACCGTTTACTAGAAATGAATTTAGCCAAAGAATTCACCCCCTAGAAGCGTTGTTTTGGATGAGTCAGGGTGTTTTGAGGGTTGAGCAGCTAAGGGGCGTTGATGGCGTTTAAACAGCCTGTAGTGGGTTGAGTAACGTTTCATAACGAGACTGGGAATTGAGTTTTCCCATACTACCGCCCTGCTTTTTTTGGCTTTTTTACCTCGTGTGGATCAAGACTGATCAAACTGATCAGGCTTGTAACCATCGCTGAAACCCTTACTGTATAAAGGTTTAAAATTTTTCAGGTCACAGCATGGGAGGATAAAGTCACAGCATGGGAGGATAAAGTCACAGCATGGGAGAATTTAGAAGATGCAAAAAACGTGCTAAAACCATATAAATCAATGGTTACAAGGTTTGTAACCATGAGGAAGGCGGGAGCAAATTTGCAATGACATGGCGACCGTAACCTGCGTTACTGGGGTAGTGGCGAGTAATTAACGGGTCACAGGATGGGAGTTTTGTGCAAAGCTAGAGACGTAGCATTTGACGGAAAATCAAAGGATGCCAATCGACGAATTCATGTGTGGAGTAAGTTGGAGGGGGGATTGATATCACTAGCTATCTTTTGCAGGTTAGAATCAATCAGAGTCAATCACCTAATGATCTAACTTGGTACTGTGGGTGTACTAACTTTTTTTCACTTAAGCTTTTTAGGGCTTACTATAATTCTTAATTTCTAATGTGAACTCGATGGAGTAGCTGCCTGCCCAGATATTGAAAAGCCGCTAATTTTATGGTCAATTTAGTAGTTGAATAATTGAGTACACTGATTATCCTGACAAACTCTCTCTGGATCAGGAAATAGTGATTTAGGCGGGCATAACATCATCAAGTTTTAGTTGTAAATTGGGAAATAGAGGAGAATAAATTGTATCTCCTAACCGATATTGTTGCTGCTGGTATACGCCATTCACTAACTGACAGATCGTAAAAGTCGGTTGTTTAGGATTACCGATAAATTGAATTCCCCCTAAACCTCGAAAATCCACAAGCCAGTATTCAGGAACATTTAAAAAAGCATATTCTTCCACTTTACGAGCATAATCATCTTGCCAATTTGTACTGACTACTTCAGCAACAAGCTTGATGGTACTACTGTTACAAATAACAGGTTCTTTTTGCCAA from Planktothrix sp. FACHB-1365 harbors:
- a CDS encoding Uma2 family endonuclease; translated protein: MTYTPSKLLSFEEFITQYGDNTRYQLIDGELRDMEPTGPHEAVAGSIAGRIYVEIFRANLNWLIPKTCLIKPLNAEATALRPDVIVLDRGELNQEPLWQKEPVICNSSTIKLVAEVVSTNWQDDYARKVEEYAFLNVPEYWLVDFRGLGGIQFIGNPKQPTFTICQLVNGVYQQQQYRLGDTIYSPLFPNLQLKLDDVMPA